The DNA sequence GCTGGTGGTTGCCCATAACGCGTGGGGCGAAGCCCCAACGATTGAATTGCACATCCTGGACGCGCCCCCGCTGACGTTTGTCGACGACCCCAGGGGGCACGGTATCGTTGGCGATGTCGCCGTGGCTGCCATGGCGAAGGCCGGGTACACCGTGAAAATCCATGTGCTCCCCTGGGCCCGGTCACAGAAACACGTCAGCGAAGAACATGACCACTTGATCGCGCCCCTGTCGCGCATACCTGGGCGTGAAGATCGTTTTACCTGGATTGCCATGGTCATGCCCATGGAGCGCGCCTTTTTCAGCCTCGACAAGCGGGTGAACAGCTTCGCCCAAGCGAAAGAAACCTACCGCAAGATCGGCGTCGGCCTGGGCAGTGCACAGGAGGAGATCCTGCGCACCGAAGGGTTCAGGGACGACCAGATCTATCCGCTGGCCATCGGCGACAACCCCGCCCAGATGCTCTTGATGGGACGCATCGATGCCTGGTTCAACGGCGTCCCGGAGAGTCGCTATATCTGGCCGAAGGTGTCCAAGCGCAAACTGCTCATGAGCTCGGTCAAAAGCAGTGCGGATCTCTACCTGGCCTGTTCCAAGCAATGTTCCCCAAAAATGGTTCAGGACTTGCGCGAGGCCGTTGACACCCTTCGCGCGGAGGGCGAACTTAAGCGTATCCATGACGTCTATTTGCCGGACTAGGACGCCATTCAAGGACAGTTCCTGTCATCCAGCGGCCATCAATTAGATTGATAGCAGCCTAACGAAAGCCCCGCACTAGAGGGGCTGTCGATGGCTTATATCATTCCGAATGATAGTTACCTTTGTTTCATTCGATTCGTTCCTCTGCGTCTCGCCACGCATCATCCGCCCATTCTCAATACATTGGCGGATGCTATCCATGGAACATTCACTTTCAAAACTGCGCTTTCCCCTCGCACTGCTGTCGGTGCTGGTGATGAGCGCCTGCGGCAAGACTCCCGACACGGCAGCTTCCATGCCGCCGGCCAAAGTCAGTGTGGCCAAGGTGTTGGAGCAACCCGTCAACGAATGGGATGAATTCACCGGACGCCTCGAAGCACCGGAAACCGTCGAGATTCGCCCGCGGGTTTCCGGACAGATCGATGAAGTGGCCTTCACCGAAGGCGCGCTGGTCAAGAAAGGCGACCTGCTGTTCCAGATCGACCCACGCCCCTTCCAGGCTGAAGTACGTCGTCTTGAAGCCCAACTGGCCCAGGCCCGCGCCACCGCCACCCGCAGCGAAAACGAGGCCCAGCGCGGCGAACGCCTGCGCTTGAGCAACGCCATTTCCGCCGAGCTGGCAGACTCGCGCACCAGCGCCGCCCAGGAAGCCCGCGCCGCCGCTGCGGCCATCCAGGCGCAATTGGACCTGGCCAAGCTGAACCTGAGTTTCACCCGCGTCACCTCGCCCATCAGCGGTCGCGTCAGCCGGGCGGACATCACCGCCGGCAACCTGGTGACCGCCGACGTCACGGCGCTGACCAGCGTAGTGTCCACCGACAAGGTCTACGCCTACTTCGACGCCGACGAGCGCGTCTTCCTCAAATACACCCAACTCGCCCGCCAGGGTCAGCGCGGCCAAGCCACGCCGGTCTACATGGGCCTGTCCAACGAGGACGGCAACCCGCACCAGGGCCAGATGAACTTCGTCGACAACCAGGTCAACCCGCAGACCGGCACCATCCGCGGTCGCGCTGTGTTCGACAACAAAGACGGCACCTACACCCCAGGCCTGTATGCCCGACTGAAGCTGGTGGGCAGCGGCACTTATTCCGCCGTGCTGATCAACGACGAAGCCGTGGGCACCGACCTGGGCAAGAAGTTCGTGCTGGTGATGGACGCCGAGAACAAGCCTGCGTATCGCGCCGTCGAGCTGGGGCCGAAGATCGAAGGCCTGCGCATCGTGCGCAACGGCTTGAGCAAGGACGACACTATCATCGTCAAGGGGCTGCAACGGGCTCGTCCAGGTTCGCCGGTGACGCCTGAAATCATTCCGATGGCCAGCGACGAAACCCTCGCCGCCCTGGCACAACAACGTAAAGCGCTCGAAGCCAGCAACCTGCCCCAAGTCGCGCCGTCCAAGGCTGCGTCTGGATCGGCAGGCAAACTGGCCGCTGCGACCCCACGCGGTTAAGGGACTGAATCCAAGATGAAATTTTCCCAGTTCTTCATTTCGCGGCCGATCTTCGCAGCGGTGCTTTCGCTGTTGATCCTGATCGCCGGCGCCATCTCGCTGTTCCAGCTACCGATCAGCGAATACCCGGAAGTCGTGCCACCGACTGTGGTCGTGC is a window from the Pseudomonas brassicacearum genome containing:
- a CDS encoding substrate-binding periplasmic protein, producing the protein MSPITRVLNARTKALPRLCLLLPLVVAHNAWGEAPTIELHILDAPPLTFVDDPRGHGIVGDVAVAAMAKAGYTVKIHVLPWARSQKHVSEEHDHLIAPLSRIPGREDRFTWIAMVMPMERAFFSLDKRVNSFAQAKETYRKIGVGLGSAQEEILRTEGFRDDQIYPLAIGDNPAQMLLMGRIDAWFNGVPESRYIWPKVSKRKLLMSSVKSSADLYLACSKQCSPKMVQDLREAVDTLRAEGELKRIHDVYLPD
- the mexE gene encoding multidrug efflux RND transporter periplasmic adaptor subunit MexE, with protein sequence MEHSLSKLRFPLALLSVLVMSACGKTPDTAASMPPAKVSVAKVLEQPVNEWDEFTGRLEAPETVEIRPRVSGQIDEVAFTEGALVKKGDLLFQIDPRPFQAEVRRLEAQLAQARATATRSENEAQRGERLRLSNAISAELADSRTSAAQEARAAAAAIQAQLDLAKLNLSFTRVTSPISGRVSRADITAGNLVTADVTALTSVVSTDKVYAYFDADERVFLKYTQLARQGQRGQATPVYMGLSNEDGNPHQGQMNFVDNQVNPQTGTIRGRAVFDNKDGTYTPGLYARLKLVGSGTYSAVLINDEAVGTDLGKKFVLVMDAENKPAYRAVELGPKIEGLRIVRNGLSKDDTIIVKGLQRARPGSPVTPEIIPMASDETLAALAQQRKALEASNLPQVAPSKAASGSAGKLAAATPRG